From Paraburkholderia sabiae, a single genomic window includes:
- the cydP gene encoding cytochrome oxidase putative small subunit CydP, whose protein sequence is MAITLNHRNATRRTLASRIVAWARGPTFARDILIVLAIKFVLLLALKFAFFNHPQAQHMSLPPAQVAQALLSVPASVPSPPPPQGDNHAR, encoded by the coding sequence ATGGCCATCACGCTCAATCACAGGAATGCCACACGCCGCACGCTCGCCAGCCGCATCGTCGCGTGGGCTCGCGGTCCCACTTTCGCGCGCGACATCCTGATCGTGCTCGCGATCAAATTCGTGCTGCTGCTCGCGCTCAAGTTCGCGTTTTTCAATCATCCACAGGCCCAGCACATGTCGCTGCCGCCTGCGCAGGTCGCACAGGCGCTGCTCTCGGTGCCCGCATCCGTCCCATCGCCGCCTCCGCCTCAAGGTGACAACCATGCCCGCTAG